In Rattus norvegicus strain BN/NHsdMcwi chromosome 3, GRCr8, whole genome shotgun sequence, a genomic segment contains:
- the Fkbp7 gene encoding peptidyl-prolyl cis-trans isomerase FKBP7 isoform X4: protein MNLLFRLSVFLGLWVCSGAQGQTKEESTEEVKIEVLHRPENCSKTSRKGDLLNAHYDGYLAKDGSKFYCSRTQDEGHPKWFVLGVGHVIKGLDIAMMDMCPGEKRKVIIPPSLAYGKEGYEISMHCLGL from the exons ATGAATCTCCTATTCAGATTATCAGTTTTCCTTGGCCTGTGGGTTTGTTCCGGTGCTCAGGGACAAACCaaagaagaaagcacagaggAAGTGAAAATAGAAGTTTTGCATCGTCCAGAAAACTGCTCCAAAACAAGCAGGAAAGGAGACCTGCTAAATGCCCATTACGATGGCTACTTGGCTAAAGACGGCTCCAAATTCTACTGCAG CCGGACACAAGATGAAGGCCACCCCAAATGGTTTGTTCTTGGTGTTGGGCATGTGATAAAGGGGCTAGACATTGCTATGATGGACATGTGCcctggagaaaagagaaaggtgaTTATTCCTCCTTCACTTGCTTATGGAAAAGAAGGCTATG
- the Fkbp7 gene encoding peptidyl-prolyl cis-trans isomerase FKBP7 isoform X1: protein MLQSPAPRILLARRRPRCCGGAGPQPSARTRRPSEARPAGAPCCSEAARRGHPQRERRGDPRDDPSARRPPALPPLHEPRRCPPARPPSFPPGSRLVFIDPDVAFTSWMKGAGSARETPPRRRGCGTAACPRLRRAPSWGGSAVPRSLAAWHPLWFPADELQGHPAWIKSRVAHFLELPVLILRENRKFPPRKSWSRGKAWKRSSDYCRQKKSASLARRDYSILAQVQPTKAPSILDALQPLAICWCDSGRSLT from the exons ATGCTTCAGAGCCCGGCGCCGCGCATCCTCCTGGCCCGGCGCCGGCCGCGCTGCTGCGGAGGCGCGGGCCCGCAGCCCTCCGCCCGGACCCGGCGGCCCTCAGAGGCCCGGCCGGCGGGCGCCCCGTGCTGCTCGGAAGCCGCGAGGCGCGGACATCCCCAGCGGGAACGGCGCGGCGACCCCCGGGACGACCCCAGCGCCCGCCGTCCTCCCGCTCTGCCGCCGCTCCACGAGCCCCGGCGCTGCCCTCCTGCACGCCCGCCTTCCTTCCCCCCGGGCTCCCGGCTTGTTTTCATTGACCCCGACGTCGCTTTCACTTCCTGGATGAAAGGGGCCGGCTCGGCCCGCGAAACCCCTCCCCGGCGGCGGGGCTGCGGGACGGCCGCGTGCCCGAGGCTGCGCCGCGCGCCCTCGTGGGGCGGCTCCGCTGTCCCCCGCTCCCTAGCTGCCTGGCATCCTCTCTGGTTCCCAGCAGACGAACTCCAGGGTCATCCTGCCTGGATAAAATCGAGGGTTGCCCATTTCTTGGAGCTTCCAGTGCTCATACTCCGGGAAAATCGGAAGTTCCCTCCTAGGAAAAGCTGGAGTCGTGGCAAGGCCTG GAAACGCTCGTCTGACTACTGCAGGCAGAAGAAATCTGCGAGCTTAGCAAGAAGAGACTATTCTATTCTAGCCCAGGTACAGCCAACGAAGGCACCCAGCATCCTGGACGCACTCCAACCCTTGGCGATTTGCTGGTGCGACAGTGGGCGGAGCCTCACATAG